In Alkalibaculum bacchi, the genomic stretch AAGCGATGACCATATACAACAAAGTGAATGCCTTTAAGTTTGATTTTGATGTTGTTTACAGCAATACCATGTGGGGGGGAGCTTATCGAGGCTATGGAGCAACCCAAGGGATTTTTGCACTTGAATGTGCAGTCAATGAGTTGGCAACAAAGCTAAATATGGATCCTACTGAATTGAGAATGAAAAACATGCTCACCCATGAGCAAGTTGGAAATAAGATGCCAGCGTACTACAACGAAGTACTAAACAGCTGCCACTTAGACAAATGCTTAATCAAGGCAAAGGAAATGATTGACTGGGATAATAAATATCCCTACAGAGAAGTAGGAAAAGATAAAATTCGCTCTGTAGGTTGTGCAGTCGCCATGCAAGGCTCAGGAATTTCTAATGTAGACGTTGGAGCAGTAGAGATTAGGTTAAATGATGATGGCTTCTACACCTTAATGATTGGAGCTACCGACATGGGTACCGGCTGTGATACGATACTTTCCCAAATGGCCGCTGATATATTAGAATGCGATTTAGAAAATATTGTTGTTCACGGAGTAGATACAGATCTTTCGCCATATGATACTGGATCTTACGCTTCAAGTACCACTTATATTACAGGAATGGCAGTGGTCAAGACTTGCAAGTCTATGAGGGAAAAAATTCTTTCTGAGGGTGCAAGGCTATTAAAGATTCCAGTAGAGAAGGTAGAATTTGATGGAAAGAACGTATTTTCCTTAGAAGACGATAAGAGCATTTCATTGAAAGATATTGCAAATTTCAGCTTAGTAGGGGAAAACAATTATATAACCGCTAGCGAATCCCATTATTCTCCTACTTCACCGCCGCCCTTTATGGCAGGAGTAGTGGAAGTTGAAGTCGATAAATTGACAGGAAAAGTGGATATCATCGATTATGTGGCTGTAGTCGATTGTGGAACGGTCATCAACCCGAATTTATCACGAATTCAAGTAGAAGGGGGCATCATGCAGGGAATTGGTATGGCATTATACGAAGATGTAACCCATGATAAAAAGGGAAGATTAACTAGCAGTTCCTTCTTACAGTATAAGATCCCTTCTCGTTTAGATGTGAAAGACATTCGAGTTGAATTTGAAAGCAGTTATGAGCCTACAGGTCCTTTTGGTGCAAAATCTATCGGAGAGATTGTCATCAATACCCCAAGTCCTGCTATCGCCCATGCAGTATACAATGCCACTCAAGTGAACATTCGCCAGTTACCTATCACAAGCGAGAAGATTGTAATGGGCATGTTAGAAAACAAGAAAAAATGAGGCGGAAAGTAAATGCTATACTCCTTGCAGCTGGTTATAGCAAAAGGTTTATTGAAAACAAATTGCTATATCCCGTCAAGGGGAAACCGATGTATTTTCACACTGTTGAAAAAGTACTTAAGCTACACCTGAATAGCACAATCGTCGTAACTCAATACCCAGTCATTGCAGAACAGCTTAAAGATAGCAAAGTAACAGTTGTCCATAATGAAAATAGCTATTTAGGATTATCTAGTTCCATAAAACTGGGCTTACAAAGTGATTTGAGTGCTGATGGATATCTTTTTGTAACCTGTGACATGCCATTTCTTCAACTAGATACCCTTGAAAAGATCGTTTCAGCCTTTGAAGATAGTGACAAGGGTATTATCTGCGCCGCTAGTCCTGACCTTTATGGAAACCCTTCCTTATTTTCTAGAAAATACCTAGAAGAGCTATTAAGGCTAAAAGGGGACATTGGTGGAAAAATCGTCATGAAGAATCACCTAGATGATTTGCAGAAAATCATGGTTCGTTCACCGAAAGAGTTATCAGATATCGATACTGTAGGGGATTTATCGCTTCTATAAGCGCGCATATGGCGCTTTAGTCGCTTGTATTAGGGTATTCCTCTAGGGTCAAGATCCTCCGCTGCGCTCAAGGATGACATTGGGCAGGGGCTAGGGTCAAAGTAGAACTTTTTTTTAATAAAATCAAAACAAAAATAGCGAGGGTAGCCTCGCTATTTTTGTTTAACATATAGGAAAGTGCTATATTTCTATATGTTATTTTAGCCTCAATAAGATTAAGAACTAACACTACTGTTTAACCATTGTTCAACTATAGTTTAACGCGCCGAAGGCGCTTTCAATATTCAATATTCATATTTCCAATTTATAGATTTTACCATAACCTATTTTATGTTTTTCTAGAATATCTTCCACCATTGCCCTGTTATTTATATTTTCACGCCAAGCAAGACCGCAAGTTGAAGTAATCACTACAGGCACAGGAATTAATCTTCCCTCAAGGCCACATTTTTTAGCCGTTTCTTCAAATGCAATTGCCTCTGTTGTTGTATTGAATGTGACAATGCATTGTAACTCTTTTGGTCTCACAGTATTCCCTCCTCAATCATTCTTAATGCGTCTATTGCAGCCTCTACTTCTTCAATTGTATTAAAATGTGAAAAGCTAAATCGAACCATACCTTGATTTACTGTATTAAATACTTCATGAACTCCTGGTGCACAATGCATACCAGCTCTTGTAGCTACTCCATAACGATCATATAATTCATCGGATATTATTCCAGAATCAGTATCCCTAATATTTAGAGAAACCACTGGAGTTCTAACGAGTGCGTTAAAATCACCATACATCGTTATACCAGGTATACAAGATGCTTTTTCAATAAAATATTGTGCAAAATCATTTGCTTTATTATAAATATTAATTTGTTCGTAATGAACGATATAGTTTATTGAGGCTAAAAGCCCTGCAAAACTGTGGGTGTTTAATGTTCCTGCTTCGAGGGATGTTGGAAGTTTATCAGGCATTTTTTCAGAAAAACTATCTACACCAGTACCCCCAAATAGTAGGGGAGTAGGACTTACTCCTTTTGCTAGGCAAAGTACACCGGTACCCTGTGGTCCAAGCAAGCTCTTGTGGCCAGAACAACAAAGGGCGGATATATTATTGTTCTGCATATCAATGGGAATGATACCCGCTGTTTGAGAAGCATCTAATATAAACAAAAGCTTATGTTTATGGCACAGTCTTCCTATTGATTCAATGTCTGTCACATTACCCGTAACATTAGAAGAATGATTTATTACAATTGCCTTAGTTTTTGATGAAATGGCTGATTCGATATCATTTATTGAAATGCATCCTTTTTGATCTGCAGGAATTAATGTAAGCTCTACCCCACAGCTTTCCATATGATAGAGAGGGCGCAAAACGCTATTGTGCTCAACAGTGGTAGAAATACAATGGTCACCTGGTTTAAGTAAACCTTGAATGGCGATATTTAAACTTTCTGTTGCATTTGAAGTGAGGACAACGCGAGAAGGGTCTTTCACATTAAAAAAGCTTGACAAAGCAACTCTAGTTTTATAAATAATACGGCTAGAATCTAGAGAAGCACCATGAGCCCCTCTACCACAGTTTCCCACACCTTGTATTGCATTATATACAGCTTCAGCTACTTCTTTAGGCTTATGGTATGAAGTTGCTGCATGATCCAAGTAAATCATAGATTTCAACCTATCCCTTCATTTTTTTCATGCATTAGAAAGTCCTACTTTTGAATTTAACTTATATATAAACCATCTATATATAGTTGAATCTTTGACCTGTGAGATTCGACCTTAGCACTGGCGGCTGGTAGCTGATTATTGATGGCTAAAGTGCCCTAGGCGCTTTCTTGTGTAACATTAGAATCCCTTCCAATACAGATCCACCAATGCATCTTGCCTTATCGGAAATAGTGAAGCAATTAGATTTTACTTCATTTCTAGGGTCGATATCAGCAATTTTAAATCCTTTTGTTACTTCGTACCCATCTCTGATTAACCCTCTCAAGATTCCATCTAATGATGCTAAAACGGGCTGTCGATCAATTGTTGCAATTGTTTCACCTTTTATCACTGTATCACCGATTTTCTTCACATTATGAATTGTACCTGCCGAAGAAGCATGAATTACTCTTTCTTTTCCAAATCCGCTAATAATACCAGGTATACCAGTGTTAGGCATGGCTGAATCTTCCATAATGATTCTACCTAAATTATGTCCTCTCATGGTTTCAACGACCATATCTGCGTCCACACCTGCAGTAAAACCCGGTCCAAGAGCTATTGTTATTGGTGCAATGCCCCTTTTCATACCTAGATTCTTTTTAGCTAATATAGCATCTACTACAGCCATGGGTTTTACTTCATTAAGTATATTGCAATTAGGGTCTACAATTATTGGAACCTTCCCACTTTCTACTGCAATCCAAGCTTCAGAGACAGATTTGACATGAACAGCAGTAATATCTTCAACAGTCCATGATTTTTCATATACTGCTTCACTTAGGGCAACATATCTCCGTATGGCTGATGGTTTGGATATTTCTGTACATATGACAGGAAATCCAGATCTCATTAATTTTTGAATTGTTCCTGTTGCCATATCACCTGCGCCTCTGACTACAATTAAATGGCTCTTTTTCATGGTTGAATGATCTTTCCTGCTTGCATTTGTTTTTCTGCAATTACATACATGTTTGTAACTGTTCCAACTGCAAGTTTTTCCGTTAATCCGTAATGATTTAAGCAAGTGCCGCACGTCATGATTTCAACTCCTTGTGACTCCAACAGCTTTAAATCGGCAAGTGAATCTGAATCTTCTACAGATAATTTAGCTCCATTATTGTAAAGGAGAACTGTTTTGGGGAGAACTTCTTGTTCTGTTAAGGCGTAAATAAATCCCTTCATTAAAATATGGCCTAGTTTCTCATCTCCTTCTCCCATTTTATCGGAAGAAAGAACTACTATTGTATTTGATATATTTGAATTTAGATTACATTCTATCTCTAAATCCGCTTTCGCATTTATCTTCGCTGAAACTACAAATTCTGCTATATAGTTATCTTCATTAACTTTTTTATATGAAAAATTGCTCTTAGTCTGTTGCGCTAATTTATTTAAATTCTGAATAGCAATAAAATTATCCACGATTACTTCAACTATATCTCCTTCATCTAGGGAAGATAAGACTTTTTTTGTCTCAACAACAGGGATAGGGCATGCTTTTCCTTTGAAGTCTAATGTTTTATTCACTTTTGTACTCCTTATCTTACAATGATATTATTGTGTTTTTTTGTGACTCTGCCTACTATACTGCAAGGCAATCCTAATTTTTCTATTTCATGTAATGCCTTTTTTGCATGTTCAGGTGGTAAACTTATCAGGAGTCCTCCAGATGTCTGTGGATCAAAGAGGATTTCTTCCAATGCAAATGGAATATTGAAAAATTCTACTTTGCTTGCCAAATGATTTCTATTTTTTTGAGCTGCTGCCGTTATAAAAAACTCATTGGCATAATGCAAGGCTTCCGGAATATAGGGGATTTGCAAACTGTCTAAATCTGCACCAAAATTATTTCCTATCATTTCATTTAAATGTCCTAATAAGCTAAAACCTGTAACATCTGTACAAGCATGAACATCATACTTTTGAATAATTTCTGCAGCGTATTTATTAAGCGTTGTCATAGATTCTATGGCTAAATTTATGGCTTCTTTAGAGCTTTTACCTACTCTATGAGCTGTACAGACAATACCTACACCTAGTGGTTTTGTCAACAAAAGCAGATCGCCTTCTTGGCATCCATTATTTTTGTATATCTTATTTGGATCGATGATGCCTGTCACAGAAAGACCATATTTTACACCTTCGCCATTTATAGAGTGACCTCCCGCTAAGATACCGCCAGCTTCATCTACTTTCTCATTCCCACCCTGCATAATTTTCCCCAATATATTCAAGTCCATTTTTTCAGGGAAGCAGACAATGTTCAATGCAACTTTCACCTCACCGCCCATTGCGTATATATCAGATAGTGCATTAGCCGCCGCTATTTGACCAAATATATACGGATCGTCAATCATCGGAGGAAAAAAATCTAGTGTTTGTACAATCGCTAAGTTATCAGCCAGCCTGTAAACAGCAGCGTCATCTGAACGGTCAAAACCTACAAGTAAGTTCGCATCTTTCCTTGTAGGGAGTTTGTCTAAAACCGAAGACAAAATTTCTGGTCCTAATTTGGCTGTACAACCTCCGCCTTTACAAAATTCAATTTCGTTCTGCATTTATATTCTCCTCAATTAAACTCATAATATATACCATTTACTGATGAACCAATACATATCCTGAAATAAAAAGGTTTACCTATGATATTGTCTCTTAAATAATTTGATAAGCTTATTGCTCTTATTAAATCCTCCGCAGAATCTACTTGATTGATATAAAGGTATAATTCTTTTTTAGAATTTTTAAATATCCCATTACAATCAGAACAAATTCTCCCAATTAATTGATTATCTATAATTTTCTTCTCTTTAGAAAATTTCTGAAATTCTTCGAAACCATAAATCATATCCTCATTAATGTTTTTATCTAGAACTTTTACAGGGATAATACCTATGGTTTTTGTCGTTTTTTCTAATATTACAGGTTCATGATTTTTCCATCCCTTTAATGGCAAGCTTTTGGATCCATCGGCTTCTATAATGACCATATCAAAATCATGAGCTACGGATTCTAGATCATTATCGTCAATTCCAATGAGCTTATTTTTTTCTAAAATAATACCCTTAGAAATTACTGTAATACTACTACTTTTGTTCACTTTATGATTCATATGATAATCTTCTATGTTCGTATAAAGAAAATCACAAGTACCTTTCAAGGGTTTGATTATTTTAGTACTTGTGGTCAATAATACATTATAATCATTTTTTAACTCTTTAGCTAATTGATATAGTAAAGTAGTCTTTCCACCTGTACCAACAATTGATACAATATCGCCCTTGTGTAAATTAAATATTTCCTTTAATGTTTTCATGTTCTATAATATCCTTAGAAATTTTTTGACATATATTTAATCATTTTATATTCCGTGAATTTACAAGTTATTATACATTATAGGTTGAAGAATGTCATTATTAAAGTCTTGCTTTAAGGTGGTATTATAGCTGGGGCGAAATCTATAACGGATTAAAGTGACGCTACGGACAAGAATTTTTGCATTGGATTGAAATTGAATAAAATCAATGCGTTAGGGTATAGTAATTTTTATCTACGAATTGAAGGAGGATTTTTAATGAAAAAGCTATTTAAATGCAGTGTTTGCGGATATGTTCATGAGGGAGATAGTGCTCCAGAAGAGTGCCCTAAATGTCATGTTGGCGCAGAGAAGTTCGAGGAGCTAGCGAAAGAGGCAGCTGATAAAATCTATAGCTCGGATAAAACCAATGGAATTCATATAGAAATCATTACTCTAGCAGAAAAAATAATTAAAATTTCCCAAAAAGGCATTGATGATAATCTAGATCCTAAGTGCGTGGCAGCCTTTACTCAAGCAAAAGATGAAGCCTGGGTAATCAAACAGAGATGCAAGACGGAACTTGCAGGACATATGAATGCAGGTAAGTGGTAAGATTCTTAAATGTTTCTAAATTAAATAATAGAGTAGAATTAATAAAGTAAATCGATAGGGTTAAGGTAGGTGATAAATTATTTACCTCCTTATATATAATTTAACACTATAACGATAGGATGATTAAGGGAATATCATAATTTGATATAATGAGTGAATGCTTAAACATTTAATAGAAGTTATTTAACAGTAACATATTAAGAAAGAAGTTTTCTCTCTCCCATCCGTTATAGGAGTCATTACCCCTACGTTTCTATGTATTTTTTCATATTGTCTTTTGTTGTTTGAACTAAATTTACTAGCTCAGAGTAATTTTTAAGTATCCCTTTTGCAGCAATAGGCCTTCCAAATGAAACTAATCCAAGACCCCTTGAACTAAAGCCGCCAAGTCTCATTAAGTTATTTACAGTAGGGGAAGTATTTGCAAGGAAAAACCCATTCATATCTCCATTAAAAATTACATACATATCGGAGATTGCAGGTAATACAAATTTTTGCTTTTGCTTTCTGCATAAGGTATATACCTTGGCACCAAATTCATCAGTACCTATATACAGTAAATGACCATATTGCTCTTTCGTTATTTTATCAAAAGTTGGTAAGTTCATAATATCTTCTTTATTGGGAACTTTGTCAGAAGGGAGTATATTTGCATGAATATTAGCACAAACGCAAGAAGTATGAGCACCACCGAAATCATGATAAATTACAATCATGTACAGCCACCCCAATCAATTTGTTTGTGAGTAGTATTTGCATAAGATTTATTTTCTATACTAGGTTAGGAACTATCCATAGCCTCCAATTACATAGAACATGCCACCCCATGCAATGTCTACTGTTACCCTGTCAATATGAGGGATATCTATTATCTTGTCAATGGAATGTAGCAGGTTAATGAAGATGGAAAACTTGAATTGACAGCAAGTTTTACTTATTTATTTAAACAGGCCGATGTTTTTGATGAAATAATTAGCTATAATGTAATATTATACAATAATCACTCATATATAGATATTTAGAGGATTGTAAATAATTAAAATGAAATTGATGACATTGATAAATTTTGTTTTAATATAAGAGTATATAATAGAAGATGAGTAAATGAATAAAAAGCTACAGAATAAATACGGCCTGACGTATCAAAGTTTTTTAAGGTGGTTTGAATTAAATATAAAGGGATTTGTAATCAATAATTTGATTATCTCATTATTTCTATGGGTTCCATATATTATTATTTATAAGCTTACCGAAACTTGGTGGTTTAAAATAGCTCTTATCATTATACCCTTTACGATTTTTACGACATTTATCTCACCACTAGTAATTGATCCTATTTTTAATGAGTACACGTCAATTGAAGATGACAGACTTTGCCAACAGATTGAAGGTTTGCTCTCAAAAGCTGGGGTAGAAGAATTTTTAATTCTTTACTTAGTGTACCGCAGCGCAACATGAATACTTAATTGTATAATGGGACTTTTGGCTTTAAAGATTTAGGTACTTACGCATCCATTCCCTTGTTGATTATAATGCTTAACATATTTCCATTTTTATCCAATTGCATTTCAACCTACGTATCTCGTAGTATGGAAATCGAGGCGGATCGATATGAAGTTTCATTAACAGAAGACAGAGAGTCTGCGGTTAGCGCCATGGAAA encodes the following:
- a CDS encoding DUF3189 family protein, whose amino-acid sequence is MIVIYHDFGGAHTSCVCANIHANILPSDKVPNKEDIMNLPTFDKITKEQYGHLLYIGTDEFGAKVYTLCRKQKQKFVLPAISDMYVIFNGDMNGFFLANTSPTVNNLMRLGGFSSRGLGLVSFGRPIAAKGILKNYSELVNLVQTTKDNMKKYIET
- the selD gene encoding selenide, water dikinase SelD, which codes for MQNEIEFCKGGGCTAKLGPEILSSVLDKLPTRKDANLLVGFDRSDDAAVYRLADNLAIVQTLDFFPPMIDDPYIFGQIAAANALSDIYAMGGEVKVALNIVCFPEKMDLNILGKIMQGGNEKVDEAGGILAGGHSINGEGVKYGLSVTGIIDPNKIYKNNGCQEGDLLLLTKPLGVGIVCTAHRVGKSSKEAINLAIESMTTLNKYAAEIIQKYDVHACTDVTGFSLLGHLNEMIGNNFGADLDSLQIPYIPEALHYANEFFITAAAQKNRNHLASKVEFFNIPFALEEILFDPQTSGGLLISLPPEHAKKALHEIEKLGLPCSIVGRVTKKHNNIIVR
- a CDS encoding xanthine dehydrogenase family protein molybdopterin-binding subunit, which gives rise to MKVVNKSVRKKDAMSLVTGKPVYTDDITTGSSLIVKLLRSRHAHAIVEEINTERALKLPGIECILTYKDAPQSRFTNAGQSFPEPSPYDRLILDKRLRCVGDPVAIVAGWDEKNIDKALRFIKVKYQVLEPLLDFTKSKDNEVLIHPEEDFKSLVDIGADNNRNLCSSENSEYGDVEEQFKNCTHIIEETYHTQANSQTMMETFRTHTSFDAYGRLNVISSTQVPFHVRRIVSNALEIPKSKIRVIKPRIGGGFGAKQSVVSELYPALVTMKTGKPAKMIYTRKESFTNGSPRHEAQITIRLGSDDDGNIKAIHMYSLWNAGAYGDHGPTTVGLSGHKAMTIYNKVNAFKFDFDVVYSNTMWGGAYRGYGATQGIFALECAVNELATKLNMDPTELRMKNMLTHEQVGNKMPAYYNEVLNSCHLDKCLIKAKEMIDWDNKYPYREVGKDKIRSVGCAVAMQGSGISNVDVGAVEIRLNDDGFYTLMIGATDMGTGCDTILSQMAADILECDLENIVVHGVDTDLSPYDTGSYASSTTYITGMAVVKTCKSMREKILSEGARLLKIPVEKVEFDGKNVFSLEDDKSISLKDIANFSLVGENNYITASESHYSPTSPPPFMAGVVEVEVDKLTGKVDIIDYVAVVDCGTVINPNLSRIQVEGGIMQGIGMALYEDVTHDKKGRLTSSSFLQYKIPSRLDVKDIRVEFESSYEPTGPFGAKSIGEIVINTPSPAIAHAVYNATQVNIRQLPITSEKIVMGMLENKKK
- the yedF gene encoding sulfurtransferase-like selenium metabolism protein YedF is translated as MNKTLDFKGKACPIPVVETKKVLSSLDEGDIVEVIVDNFIAIQNLNKLAQQTKSNFSYKKVNEDNYIAEFVVSAKINAKADLEIECNLNSNISNTIVVLSSDKMGEGDEKLGHILMKGFIYALTEQEVLPKTVLLYNNGAKLSVEDSDSLADLKLLESQGVEIMTCGTCLNHYGLTEKLAVGTVTNMYVIAEKQMQAGKIIQP
- the yqeC gene encoding selenium cofactor biosynthesis protein YqeC, translating into MKTLKEIFNLHKGDIVSIVGTGGKTTLLYQLAKELKNDYNVLLTTSTKIIKPLKGTCDFLYTNIEDYHMNHKVNKSSSITVISKGIILEKNKLIGIDDNDLESVAHDFDMVIIEADGSKSLPLKGWKNHEPVILEKTTKTIGIIPVKVLDKNINEDMIYGFEEFQKFSKEKKIIDNQLIGRICSDCNGIFKNSKKELYLYINQVDSAEDLIRAISLSNYLRDNIIGKPFYFRICIGSSVNGIYYEFN
- a CDS encoding DUF3343 domain-containing protein; its protein translation is MRPKELQCIVTFNTTTEAIAFEETAKKCGLEGRLIPVPVVITSTCGLAWRENINNRAMVEDILEKHKIGYGKIYKLEI
- a CDS encoding aminotransferase class V-fold PLP-dependent enzyme — encoded protein: MIYLDHAATSYHKPKEVAEAVYNAIQGVGNCGRGAHGASLDSSRIIYKTRVALSSFFNVKDPSRVVLTSNATESLNIAIQGLLKPGDHCISTTVEHNSVLRPLYHMESCGVELTLIPADQKGCISINDIESAISSKTKAIVINHSSNVTGNVTDIESIGRLCHKHKLLFILDASQTAGIIPIDMQNNNISALCCSGHKSLLGPQGTGVLCLAKGVSPTPLLFGGTGVDSFSEKMPDKLPTSLEAGTLNTHSFAGLLASINYIVHYEQINIYNKANDFAQYFIEKASCIPGITMYGDFNALVRTPVVSLNIRDTDSGIISDELYDRYGVATRAGMHCAPGVHEVFNTVNQGMVRFSFSHFNTIEEVEAAIDALRMIEEGIL
- a CDS encoding nucleotidyltransferase family protein — translated: MRRKVNAILLAAGYSKRFIENKLLYPVKGKPMYFHTVEKVLKLHLNSTIVVTQYPVIAEQLKDSKVTVVHNENSYLGLSSSIKLGLQSDLSADGYLFVTCDMPFLQLDTLEKIVSAFEDSDKGIICAASPDLYGNPSLFSRKYLEELLRLKGDIGGKIVMKNHLDDLQKIMVRSPKELSDIDTVGDLSLL
- the yqeB gene encoding selenium-dependent molybdenum cofactor biosynthesis protein YqeB, coding for MKKSHLIVVRGAGDMATGTIQKLMRSGFPVICTEISKPSAIRRYVALSEAVYEKSWTVEDITAVHVKSVSEAWIAVESGKVPIIVDPNCNILNEVKPMAVVDAILAKKNLGMKRGIAPITIALGPGFTAGVDADMVVETMRGHNLGRIIMEDSAMPNTGIPGIISGFGKERVIHASSAGTIHNVKKIGDTVIKGETIATIDRQPVLASLDGILRGLIRDGYEVTKGFKIADIDPRNEVKSNCFTISDKARCIGGSVLEGILMLHKKAPRAL
- a CDS encoding rubredoxin-like domain-containing protein, whose amino-acid sequence is MKKLFKCSVCGYVHEGDSAPEECPKCHVGAEKFEELAKEAADKIYSSDKTNGIHIEIITLAEKIIKISQKGIDDNLDPKCVAAFTQAKDEAWVIKQRCKTELAGHMNAGKW
- a CDS encoding M48 family metalloprotease, whose protein sequence is MYNGTFGFKDLGTYASIPLLIIMLNIFPFLSNCISTYVSRSMEIEADRYEVSLTEDRESAVSAMEKLTQTSLGLPRPSNIYKTWYHTHPTLEERIELYRTVEFEEIEN